One part of the Sporosarcina ureae genome encodes these proteins:
- a CDS encoding CcdC family protein: protein MNKIQEMIDYVFTTIPSIYLIIGSTVVFLVMTTFVYTMRAKASNRPIQAKKIILPPLFMSTGMFMFLFDEFQVPWTQVVEASLVGVIFSTFLIYTTKLELKHDGIYLKKSKAFLIILLSLLVIRMVGKIVLSNSIDVGELGGMFFILAFSMILPWRIGMLVKYKMLEKNMVMKKSSL, encoded by the coding sequence ATGAATAAGATACAAGAAATGATAGATTATGTTTTTACCACTATTCCTTCAATCTATTTGATTATCGGTTCAACGGTCGTCTTTCTCGTGATGACGACATTCGTCTACACGATGCGGGCGAAGGCGTCGAATAGGCCGATTCAGGCGAAGAAGATTATTTTACCGCCACTGTTCATGTCGACGGGAATGTTCATGTTCTTGTTCGACGAGTTCCAGGTGCCGTGGACGCAAGTAGTCGAAGCGAGTTTGGTTGGCGTGATATTTTCCACGTTCTTGATTTATACGACGAAGTTAGAGCTCAAGCATGACGGAATTTATTTGAAGAAGTCGAAGGCGTTTTTGATTATTCTGCTTAGCTTGCTGGTGATTCGCATGGTAGGTAAAATTGTGCTGAGTAACTCGATCGACGTCGGCGAGCTCGGCGGCATGTTCTTCATCCTAGCGTTCTCGATGATTCTGCCATGGCGGATCGGGATGCTGGTGAAGTATAAGATGCTTGAGAAGAATATGGTAATGAAGAAGTCGTCTTTGTGA
- a CDS encoding DUF2621 domain-containing protein, whose translation MWFIIFWGIVMIGLFAIGGFFMFRKFLKVLPKEDGKSTLDWEEHYVNESLHLWNDEAKSMLNELVTPVPELFRDVAKQKIGAKIGEIALEDRAKTIEFDHIIKGYILATPKRDHNFLRKKLKQMEIDIQPYEHLFT comes from the coding sequence ATGTGGTTTATTATATTTTGGGGTATTGTGATGATCGGCTTATTCGCTATCGGCGGATTCTTCATGTTCCGGAAGTTCCTGAAAGTATTGCCGAAAGAAGACGGAAAATCGACGTTGGATTGGGAAGAGCATTATGTCAACGAGTCGTTGCATTTATGGAATGATGAAGCGAAGAGTATGCTCAACGAACTGGTTACGCCTGTGCCGGAGTTGTTCCGTGATGTGGCGAAGCAGAAGATCGGTGCCAAGATCGGCGAGATTGCGTTAGAAGACCGTGCCAAAACTATTGAATTTGATCATATTATCAAGGGCTATATTCTGGCTACACCGAAGCGCGACCATAATTTCTTGCGCAAGAAGCTCAAGCAGATGGAAATTGATATTCAGCCTTATGAGCACTTATTTACGTGA
- a CDS encoding DUF2922 domain-containing protein, translating to MAKVLELTFLTAANKPVKLTVDEPYTGITEAQVEAVMQQVIANNIFVIEESPLAKIKSARIIARDTEMLVNR from the coding sequence ATGGCAAAAGTATTGGAATTGACATTCTTAACCGCGGCGAATAAACCGGTAAAGTTAACGGTAGACGAACCGTACACGGGTATTACGGAGGCACAAGTGGAAGCCGTTATGCAACAAGTGATCGCAAACAACATCTTCGTCATTGAAGAATCCCCGCTCGCCAAAATCAAAAGTGCGCGTATCATAGCGCGCGATACAGAAATGCTCGTGAATCGATAA
- a CDS encoding YvrJ family protein yields MENWLQLIQDVGFPIFVSFYLLHRLEVKLEAIHGVLSDIKNR; encoded by the coding sequence ATGGAGAACTGGTTACAGCTTATACAAGATGTCGGATTCCCGATTTTCGTATCGTTCTATCTGCTACATCGATTGGAAGTCAAACTGGAAGCGATCCATGGCGTTCTCTCAGATATCAAAAACCGATAA
- a CDS encoding SCO family protein, whose product MYKKFLIPVTLIFVLMLSACGGGFKPDHKYKVDSFEFTNQNNETVTDKDLEGSVWLAQFVFTKCTTVCPPMMSNMVTLQEKLIDNKIEDYNIVSFSVDPDVDTPEELGKYLDLFSAPDESKWQMLTGYDMKTIEKFAASSFKQLVKQIPNDDQVLHGVSFGLVNQNNEVVKLYGGNEDVQYDTIVKDIKALIKEGK is encoded by the coding sequence ATGTATAAAAAGTTTTTAATACCGGTTACATTGATCTTTGTGCTGATGTTGAGTGCCTGTGGTGGCGGATTTAAACCAGATCATAAATACAAGGTGGATTCGTTTGAGTTTACCAATCAGAACAATGAAACAGTAACCGATAAAGATTTGGAAGGCTCCGTATGGCTGGCACAATTCGTCTTCACGAAGTGTACAACTGTTTGCCCACCTATGATGAGCAATATGGTCACGTTACAGGAAAAATTAATTGACAATAAGATCGAGGATTACAACATTGTGTCATTCAGTGTAGATCCAGACGTAGATACACCGGAAGAACTCGGAAAGTATCTCGACCTGTTCAGCGCGCCAGATGAAAGTAAATGGCAAATGCTGACAGGATACGATATGAAAACGATTGAAAAATTTGCAGCTTCATCGTTTAAGCAATTAGTAAAGCAAATTCCGAACGATGATCAAGTACTCCATGGCGTTTCATTTGGATTGGTCAATCAAAACAATGAAGTGGTAAAATTATATGGTGGGAACGAAGACGTACAATATGATACAATCGTAAAAGACATTAAAGCACTCATCAAAGAAGGCAAGTGA
- a CDS encoding lytic transglycosylase domain-containing protein, translated as MNGRGEAMKKLKKKRLSRSGRVMVAFLVLLVPVAVTLFTISAILWVNFGKHDTIAETATALFHIQDRKTGEAVPQEFIPIYIAAAEKYSIPWTLLAAHHRIETRFSTMKTDVSPVGAEGPMQFMPCTFVGWDYPGCKELGKGDIPERDKIDPAVIKEYGGYGVDANGDGIADPFDIEDAIFSAAHYLSDSGAADGNIEKAVFNYNRSDQYVEDVLWYYHEFEEQRQASEKQAKK; from the coding sequence ATGAACGGAAGGGGTGAGGCAATGAAGAAATTAAAGAAGAAGAGGCTTAGTCGATCGGGACGCGTTATGGTCGCTTTTTTGGTTTTATTAGTTCCTGTTGCTGTCACACTCTTTACGATTTCTGCCATTCTTTGGGTGAATTTCGGAAAACACGACACGATTGCAGAAACGGCTACGGCATTATTTCATATTCAAGACCGCAAAACGGGAGAAGCTGTCCCACAGGAATTTATTCCAATCTATATCGCGGCGGCTGAAAAATACAGCATTCCTTGGACGTTGCTTGCGGCGCATCACCGTATAGAGACCAGGTTTTCCACGATGAAAACCGACGTCTCACCGGTTGGGGCAGAAGGGCCGATGCAGTTCATGCCATGCACCTTCGTCGGCTGGGACTATCCCGGCTGTAAGGAGTTAGGCAAGGGAGATATACCTGAACGGGACAAGATCGATCCAGCAGTAATCAAGGAGTACGGTGGCTATGGCGTCGATGCGAACGGTGACGGAATAGCCGATCCATTCGACATAGAAGACGCCATCTTCAGCGCAGCGCATTATCTGTCGGATAGCGGGGCGGCTGACGGCAATATAGAAAAAGCAGTGTTCAACTATAACCGCAGTGATCAGTATGTAGAAGATGTCTTATGGTACTACCATGAGTTTGAGGAGCAACGCCAAGCATCAGAAAAACAAGCGAAAAAATAA
- a CDS encoding GlsB/YeaQ/YmgE family stress response membrane protein, whose product MSFLWFLIIGGIIGWLAGLIVGRDIPGGIIGNIIAGIVGAWIGGALLGEWGPQISSFYFLPALIGAIVLVFIVSLIMKSMRKAS is encoded by the coding sequence ATGAGCTTTTTATGGTTCTTAATTATCGGAGGTATCATTGGTTGGTTAGCTGGACTTATTGTAGGTAGAGATATTCCCGGCGGTATTATTGGTAACATCATTGCAGGTATTGTAGGTGCATGGATTGGTGGTGCACTATTAGGAGAATGGGGTCCACAGATCTCTAGTTTCTATTTCTTACCCGCTTTAATCGGTGCGATTGTACTTGTATTCATCGTAAGCTTGATTATGAAGAGTATGCGCAAAGCATCATAA
- a CDS encoding cysteine hydrolase family protein, whose product MNKALLVVDYTVDFVAEDGALTCGDPGIALEEYIVDVTKEYVEKKLPVFVINDLHEVDDPYHPESALFPPHNIRGTEGRHLYGKLHDLYTKHSDDIIWMDKTRYSAFAGTNLDIQLRSRGITEIHLMGVCTDICILHTAVDAYNLGYTIVVHEGGVASFNPAGHEWALSHFQNTLGATVIAK is encoded by the coding sequence ATGAATAAAGCTTTGCTAGTAGTAGATTACACAGTCGATTTCGTTGCAGAAGATGGTGCACTCACTTGCGGTGATCCAGGCATCGCGCTTGAAGAGTATATTGTCGATGTCACAAAAGAGTATGTCGAAAAGAAGCTTCCGGTATTCGTCATCAATGACCTGCATGAAGTGGATGATCCTTATCATCCTGAAAGTGCACTATTCCCTCCTCATAATATCCGAGGTACGGAAGGCCGCCACTTGTATGGTAAATTACATGATCTGTATACGAAGCATTCAGACGATATCATCTGGATGGACAAAACACGTTACAGCGCATTTGCTGGAACGAACCTCGATATCCAATTGCGTTCACGCGGAATAACCGAAATTCATCTCATGGGTGTCTGCACGGATATTTGTATTCTACATACCGCTGTCGATGCGTACAACCTCGGTTACACGATAGTTGTTCATGAAGGAGGCGTCGCAAGTTTTAATCCAGCAGGTCACGAATGGGCGCTTTCGCACTTCCAAAACACACTAGGCGCAACGGTTATCGCCAAGTAA
- the acnA gene encoding aconitate hydratase AcnA: MAKSNLHNSRQSFTVNDKTYNYYRLKALEEAGLTKVSKLPYSVRVLLESVLRQHDGYVIKDDHVEDLAKWGTVQNADAEVPFKPSRVILQDFTGVPVVVDLASLRSAMNELGGDPNEINPEIPVDLVIDHSVQVDSYGTPQALQMNMELEFERNAERYQFLSWAQKAYDNYRAVPPATGIVHQVNLEYLANVVHAVENEDGSFETYPDTLVGTDSHTTMINGIGVLGWGVGGIEAEAGMLGQPSYFPIPEVIGVKLVGDLPDGTTATDLALKVTQILRAQGVVGKFVEFFGPGVSKLPLADRATIANMAPEYGATCGFFPVDEESLNYMRLTGRDEEHIAVVKQYLIENDMFFTPEKEEPTFTKVVEINLSDIAANLSGPKRPQDLIPLTEMQQSFKDAVVAPEGTQGFGLTPKELEKKGTIKFEDGRKVELKTGDVAIAAITSCTNTSNPYVMLAAGLVAKKAVEKGLTPPAYVKTSLAPGSKVVTGYLNESGLSEYLDTIGFNTVGYGCTTCIGNSGPLLPEIEKTIGEEDLLVTSVLSGNRNFEGRVHPFVKANYLASPPLVVAYALAGTVNIDFAKDPIGTDKDGKDVFFKDIWPTTQEVNDVLNATVTPELFRKEYARVFTENEAWNAIETTDDSLYDFDESSTYIQNPPFFENLSKEPADIEQLKGLRVIGKFGDSITTDHISPAGAIGLNTPAGIYLRENGVEPRNFNSYGSRRGNHEVMMRGTFANIRIRNQIAAGTEGGFTTYWPNKEVMPIYDAAMKYQEDGTGLAILGGKDYGMGSSRDWAAKGTNLLGIKTVIVESFERIHRSNLVMMGVLPLQFINGENVESLGLTGEEEICVNIAEGVKPRSILKVVAKAPDGKETEFEVLARFDSEVEVDYYRHGGILQMVLRNKLAAK; encoded by the coding sequence ATGGCAAAAAGCAACTTGCATAATAGCCGTCAGTCTTTCACAGTAAACGACAAGACGTATAACTACTACCGTTTGAAAGCTTTAGAAGAAGCAGGACTAACAAAAGTATCTAAACTTCCTTATTCTGTAAGAGTATTACTAGAATCAGTACTTCGTCAACACGACGGATACGTAATCAAGGACGACCATGTTGAAGATTTAGCTAAATGGGGCACTGTACAAAACGCAGACGCTGAAGTTCCATTCAAACCTTCACGCGTAATTCTACAAGACTTCACAGGAGTTCCTGTTGTAGTAGACTTGGCTTCATTGCGTTCTGCAATGAATGAACTAGGTGGAGATCCAAACGAGATCAACCCTGAAATTCCAGTGGATCTAGTAATTGACCACTCGGTACAAGTAGATAGCTATGGTACGCCACAAGCTCTACAAATGAACATGGAACTTGAATTCGAACGTAATGCTGAGCGTTACCAGTTCCTAAGCTGGGCACAAAAAGCATATGATAACTACCGTGCAGTACCACCTGCTACAGGTATCGTTCACCAAGTAAACCTTGAATATCTTGCAAACGTTGTTCACGCTGTTGAAAACGAAGATGGATCATTCGAAACATACCCAGATACATTAGTTGGAACGGACTCCCACACAACAATGATCAACGGTATCGGCGTACTTGGATGGGGCGTTGGTGGTATCGAAGCTGAAGCAGGAATGCTTGGACAACCTTCATACTTCCCAATTCCAGAAGTTATCGGTGTAAAATTGGTTGGAGATCTTCCAGACGGAACAACTGCAACTGACTTAGCGCTTAAAGTAACTCAAATCCTTCGTGCACAAGGTGTTGTAGGTAAATTTGTTGAGTTCTTCGGCCCTGGCGTTTCTAAATTGCCACTTGCTGACCGTGCGACAATCGCAAACATGGCGCCTGAATATGGGGCTACTTGTGGATTCTTCCCGGTTGACGAAGAGTCACTTAACTATATGCGCTTAACAGGCCGCGACGAAGAACACATTGCAGTAGTGAAGCAATACTTGATCGAAAACGATATGTTCTTCACTCCTGAAAAGGAAGAGCCGACATTCACTAAAGTTGTAGAAATCAACCTTAGCGATATCGCTGCAAACCTTTCAGGTCCAAAACGTCCACAAGACTTGATTCCATTGACTGAAATGCAACAGTCTTTCAAAGACGCAGTTGTAGCTCCAGAAGGAACACAAGGCTTTGGCTTAACACCAAAAGAGCTTGAGAAAAAAGGCACAATTAAGTTCGAAGACGGACGTAAAGTTGAGCTTAAAACGGGTGACGTTGCGATCGCAGCTATCACTTCTTGTACAAACACATCTAACCCTTACGTAATGTTAGCGGCTGGATTGGTTGCGAAGAAGGCTGTTGAAAAAGGACTTACACCTCCTGCATACGTTAAAACTTCATTGGCGCCAGGTTCAAAAGTTGTTACTGGCTACTTGAACGAATCAGGTCTATCTGAGTACTTAGATACAATCGGATTCAACACAGTTGGTTACGGATGTACTACATGTATCGGTAACTCGGGTCCATTGCTTCCAGAGATCGAAAAAACAATTGGTGAAGAAGATCTTCTAGTTACATCTGTCCTTTCAGGTAACCGTAACTTTGAAGGACGCGTACACCCATTCGTTAAAGCGAACTACTTGGCTTCACCTCCACTAGTTGTGGCATACGCATTAGCTGGAACAGTGAACATTGACTTCGCAAAAGATCCAATCGGAACGGATAAAGACGGTAAAGACGTATTCTTCAAGGACATCTGGCCTACTACACAAGAAGTCAACGATGTATTGAACGCTACAGTTACACCTGAATTGTTCCGTAAAGAATATGCTCGCGTATTCACTGAAAACGAAGCATGGAACGCAATTGAAACAACTGATGATTCTCTATACGATTTCGATGAGTCTTCAACATATATTCAAAACCCACCGTTCTTCGAAAACCTTTCGAAAGAACCTGCGGACATCGAGCAGCTTAAAGGCTTGCGTGTAATCGGTAAGTTCGGTGATTCTATCACGACTGACCACATTTCACCTGCTGGCGCTATCGGTTTGAACACACCTGCTGGAATCTACTTGCGTGAAAATGGCGTTGAGCCACGTAACTTCAACTCGTACGGTTCACGTCGTGGTAACCACGAAGTCATGATGCGCGGAACGTTTGCGAACATTCGTATTCGTAACCAAATCGCAGCTGGCACTGAAGGTGGATTCACTACGTACTGGCCAAACAAAGAAGTTATGCCGATCTATGATGCAGCTATGAAGTATCAAGAAGACGGTACGGGTCTAGCTATCCTTGGTGGTAAAGACTACGGAATGGGTTCTTCACGTGACTGGGCAGCAAAAGGTACAAACTTGCTTGGTATCAAAACAGTTATCGTAGAAAGCTTCGAACGTATTCACCGTTCTAACCTAGTGATGATGGGTGTACTTCCACTTCAGTTCATCAATGGTGAAAACGTTGAGTCTCTAGGCTTAACTGGTGAAGAAGAAATCTGTGTTAATATCGCTGAAGGCGTAAAACCACGTTCAATCCTTAAAGTAGTAGCGAAAGCTCCAGACGGCAAGGAAACTGAATTTGAAGTACTAGCACGTTTCGACTCTGAAGTTGAAGTGGACTACTACCGTCACGGCGGAATCCTTCAAATGGTTCTACGTAATAAATTAGCAGCAAAGTAA